The following proteins are co-located in the Armatimonadota bacterium genome:
- a CDS encoding prepilin peptidase: MQGLFPIWTVAFALMMGASIGSFLNVVIYRMPLGLKLGEPKHSFCPNCNHQLHVPDLVPLFSWLFLGGKCRHCRVPIPPRYFIVELITGSLWAIIWYQNLIVGWNLLQAVALFLMVSTLVAATFIDLRWFIIPDQLNAFLLAVGLVVNGIQIGMGLPGAWLWGMPASIAGALVGTFSIWFVTLVGRLLFGKDAMGHGDIKLMRGIGAILLPVGVGLTFAIAVVLGAVLGIVQVLISRKLKSGQEEAETEDNEPYIPESIASIFKCGLGYFLAFDCIGLAIPKFYESWFGENPYSNEDFDPSWTPEPTAIPFGPYLAVGAILAALANAPLMQIVNRYWAYLNGS; the protein is encoded by the coding sequence ATGCAAGGACTTTTTCCGATTTGGACCGTCGCCTTTGCGCTCATGATGGGAGCGTCCATCGGGAGCTTTCTCAATGTGGTGATTTACCGGATGCCATTAGGGCTAAAGCTTGGCGAGCCCAAACACAGTTTCTGCCCGAATTGTAATCACCAATTGCACGTGCCCGATTTGGTGCCTTTGTTCAGCTGGCTATTCTTAGGCGGGAAGTGTCGTCACTGCCGAGTACCGATCCCGCCACGATACTTTATCGTTGAGCTTATCACCGGTTCACTTTGGGCCATTATTTGGTATCAAAACTTGATCGTCGGTTGGAATCTCCTTCAGGCGGTTGCCCTGTTCCTGATGGTGAGCACCCTCGTTGCGGCGACCTTCATCGACCTTCGCTGGTTCATCATTCCTGACCAGCTCAACGCGTTCTTGTTGGCGGTTGGGCTCGTTGTAAACGGAATTCAAATTGGGATGGGATTGCCGGGAGCCTGGTTGTGGGGCATGCCCGCATCTATCGCCGGCGCGCTGGTCGGAACGTTCTCGATTTGGTTTGTGACTCTTGTGGGGCGACTCTTGTTCGGCAAAGACGCGATGGGGCACGGGGATATCAAGCTCATGCGTGGGATTGGGGCAATTCTGCTTCCGGTTGGAGTCGGACTAACTTTTGCCATCGCCGTCGTCCTCGGTGCGGTGCTCGGAATCGTGCAAGTTTTGATCTCTCGCAAGCTCAAGAGTGGGCAAGAAGAAGCGGAAACCGAAGACAACGAGCCGTATATTCCAGAGTCGATCGCATCAATTTTCAAATGCGGACTCGGTTACTTTTTGGCGTTTGATTGCATCGGCCTTGCGATTCCAAAGTTCTATGAATCCTGGTTTGGCGAAAACCCGTACAGCAATGAAGATTTTGATCCTAGCTGGACTCCCGAACCCACAGCGATTCCCTTTGGGCCATACCTGGCTGTCGGAGCGATCCTTGCCGCACTCGCCAACGCGCCCCTAATGCAGATTGTTAATCGGTATTGGGCATATCTGAACGGTTCGTGA